The window GACACAACCTTCATACCAGATACCACGACCGCCGATGATCTTGCCGGCAGTTGGATTACTGTCTTCGATCAGGAGCCCTACACCGTTGAGGAGGGAGTAACCGCCGATGCGGCCCTGTTCCAGTTTAACGGCAGCGATTTCGAGCTGTTGTTCTATAACCAGACCGAGCAGGTGTTCGGCAGCAGGGGAACCGCCAGTCTCATGGGGGTGAAAATTATCATTTCCTTTACCGAGGCTTGGAACGACCAGACCTACTGGCAGGCTGATACGGGATCCGAATGGATTTCCTATCAGACAGCCGAGGGGGCGTTGACTATAGACGGTCCCGGAGGGGAGCTGACCCTAGAAAGGCAGGAACCCCAATCCATGGAGACCCTCAGCGGGGTGTGGGCCAATGAGGGGGATATGATTCAGGCCCTTGTTCTGTCGACCCAGGGTGATTATGAGTACTATACCGATAGTTTTGACTTCAGTCCCGAGAAGGGGACGGTGTCTGTTTTGGGTGATTTCATTCTCACCACAACCCTGGAGCGCTGGGATGCCAAGCTGCCGGGGTACGAACCCATGGAGATCAGCTACCTGACCCCCTGGGCTCTTGCAGCTGAGTCTATGACCCTGGAGTATCCCGACGGCCCGGTGGTCTTCAGCCCCAGTACTCCTGTCGTCGATCTGGAGGATACCCAGGGTGTGTGGCTCCAGGATTTCGGCTCGGCGGTGTACGAGTTCCGGGACGGGGAGTTTGCCCAGGTGGTTGCCATTGAGGTGGCCGATGATGAGTTTGAGCGGATTCTCTATGCGGATACCCAGCAAATCGACGGGAACCGGGGGACCCTGCGTATCCTCGGGGAATACCTGTTGATAACCGTCACCCAGAGCTGGTCCGAGGAGCTGAACTGGCAGGATGATGCTGCTATTATGCTGGCAGCCTTCGACCTGGAGGGAAGCGTCTTGAGTTTCTACGAGGGAGAATCGGCTCTCAATCTGACCCAGACGCCATTTGATCGGCCTTCAAGCTGGATCGGTACCTGGGAAACCCAGGATCAGAGCATGGCCTTTACCCTGAACGCCGACGGCACCTACACCTACACCACCACCTCGCCATCCAGCGACGATGAAAGCGGCGAGCCCTGGAGTGTATCCGGTACCGAATCTGGCTACTTTCGGAATGTAACCCTTCAACGGGATGTTGACGATCAGGGCTGGGTGTCCATGGAACGTAGCTACCTTACGCCCTACGAGCTGGGGGACGGATCGGTGATTCTCTCCTATCCCGACGGCCAAGGTGGCACAGTCTCCGTGCCCTTTATGCAGCCCCAGTAGTATACCCATGAGCTGCCCGAAGCAGCCCGGGGAGTATGGCCCACGCCGTACTCCCCTTTTTCTAGGGCTCAAAGGGATGTACCGGTTCTAAGTCCCTCAAAATCCCGGCTCACCCCCTCGTAGGCGATACTGTACCTCGGCGCCCAGATCCCGGTACTGCCTTGACAAAGCCCTGGCTTGGGGGCAATTCTCAGGGTATGTCCGATCACATACTCATAGAGATTCCCAAACCCGATGATTTTCACCTGCATCTCCGTCAAGGTCCCGCCCTGGATCAGTACACCCGCCACAGCGCCAGGGATTTCCAGCGGGCCCTGGTCATGCCCAATACCCAGCCGCCCCTAAAATCCGCCCGGCAGATACGGGATTACGGCCAGGCCATCCGAACAGCAGCCGAGCAGGCCGGGTATCCGGAGTTTACTCCCCTGTTAACCTTCAAACTCGGGGAGGATGTGGATCCCGCCGGCTTGGAGGAACTACAGGCTGCAGGGGTGGTGGCCGGGAAGTATTATCCCCGGGGAGCGACTACCAACAGTGAAGACGGGGTACAGGATTTCCGGAGTATGTATCCCCTGTTGGAGGCGATGGAGGCCGGGGATGTGGTGCTGTGCATCCATGGGGAAGATCCGGGGGCCTTCAGTCTGGATCGGGAGAGGGCCTTTTTGCCCGTACTGCGGACCCTGGTACGGGATTTTCCCCGGCTCAGAATAGTACTGGAGCATATCACTACCCGGGATGCCTTGGATGCCTTGGCGGAGCTGCCTGACCGGGTGGGGGCAACGGTAACCCTGCACCACCTGCTTTGTAATCTGGATGATATGATCGGCGGACATTTAAATCCCCATCTATTTTGTAAACCCGTACTCAAGGCTCCGGATCACCAGGCCGCATTGCAGAAAGCGGTGCTGGAGGGCCGGGAGCGGATATTTTTCGGGAGCGATTCTGCGCCCCATCCGGTCCATGACAAGGAGTCGGCCTGCGGATGCGCCGGTGTCTACACTGCCCCGGTCGCCCTGGCGATGGCGGCCCAGTGGTTCGCCGAGAACGGGGCCTTGGAACGTTTTGAGGCCTTCGTGGCTCGCACCGGGGCGGATTTTTACCGCATCCCCCGACCGGGAGACTACCCCGAATCCAAAGGAATCCGTATTATAGAACGGTCCTGGCAGGTGCCGGAGCGCTATGAGAATGTGGTGCCCTTTGCCGCCGGCCGGGAACTACAGTATCAGACGGAGCAGGTATAATGGTTATCATTCCGGCCATCGATATGATTGACGGTAAGGCGGTGCGGCTGCACCAGGGTGATTACGGGACAAAGAAAGACTACGGCGATCCCGTGGATGCCGCCAAGGAGCTGACGGATCTCGGGGCCACGCGGATTCACTTGGTAGATCTGGATGCGGCCCGAGCAAAGGCGGACGGCAGCGACCGGGAACAGGTTCGCAACAACCGGCGTATTATGGAGCGCATCCGCAGCCGGGTTCCAGGGCTGTTGGAGGTTGGAGGCGGCATCCGTACCCGGGAGGATGCGGCGGAGCTTTTGGAGCGTGGTATGGACCGCCTGATTCTCGGCACCCTCTTTGCCCGGCAGCCCGAGGTCGGGGGACAGTGGGTTGAGGAGTTCGGACCGGTATTTTTAGCAGGGATTGACGCCCGGGACGGAGAGGTTAAGATTGCCGGCTGGGAGGCTGGCAGCGCTATCCAGGACATCGATCTGGCCCGCCGGGCGAAAGCCCAGGGCTTGTGCGGTATTGTATACACGAACATCGCCATGGACGGTACCCTGGCCGGACCGGATATTCAGCGCAGCATCGAGGTCGCCCGGGCTGGGGATCTGCCCTTGGTGGTTTCCGGGGGGGTCGGCAGCAATGACGACATCCGCCGGGTTGCGGAGAGTCAGGACCAGGGACTCACCGCGGTCATTACCGGCCGGGCCTATTATGAGGGCCGGATATCCCTGGCGGAGCTGTTCCGGGAATTTCCCCAACCCCGGGAATTTAGCTGGTAGGGGTTACCGGCGGCGACGGGTATAGAAGACGGTGCAGTTGGTACCGAAAACCATGCATAGTGCACAAAAGGTTGTAACATTTCGCCCCGGCGACACTACCTATGGCTGGGATTTTTGTTTGTACCGCTATATCTGGTGTAATGTACAACCTTGTGCGCACTAATAATACCAGTGAGAAGGAGCAGGAATGCAGACACCTGAGAAAGACGGAGCGGTACAGCCCCTTATTATCGAAAACACCGGGGGAGACCTGCTTTCCGCGGGACTTATCAACACCAAGGGTATTCAGAAGTCTCTTGAACAGGGCGGGCTTTGGACCTTGGACGGATCAACCGGACGCCTGTTGCCCCTGAGCGGAGCAGGGAAGCTGCAGGATCTTCGTCAGGAGCGCGGTATGGTCCGGGCGGTGGTTACAGGCTTTGAAGGGGCTCCTCAAAAGCAGAATGGAGGGGATTCTAATGCCGGACCAACCACCCCGGCCCCCGGGGATCAGGAAGCTGTGACTCAGCCAGAGGAAACCCAGGCGGACCCCGGACAGGTAATGACAGAGCTTCAAGACCTTATCCGTCAGCGAAAGATTCAGATGCCCGAGGGCAGTTATACCACCCACCTATTCTCCAAGGGCGAAGAGAAGATCCGGAAAAAGACCGGAGAAGAGGCGGTGGAGATCCTCCTTGCTCGCAGCGATGAAGAGTTGGTGTATGAGTCAGCAGATTTTCTGTATCATCTCTTGGTGCTCTTCGTGCAACGGGGCATTGATTTTAATACGATTTTCCAGGAGCTTGCCCGGCGGTAGCCGAAAATAGCGGAGGCCGGCATGATCCCACCTGGACCGGCTCGGGATTGAAAAGTCCACATAATTGTAGATAGTGTGCAAAAGGTTGTAAACTACACCGGATATAGCGGTGGTACCTGGGGCCGGCCCCAGGAGTAGTGTCGATGGGGGCAATGGTATAACCTTTTGCACACTACGATTAGTTCTGCCCGGCTGGCGGTTCTCTGATATACTAGGGGCGTGAAGAAACCGGTTCGTCCTATTTTTGTTAAACTGCTTCTCTCGTATTCCATGGTAAGTTTTTTACCCCTGGCATTGGTCTGGTTCAGTCTGCTGTTGTGGGGGCGGGGTTTCGCCGTTCAGCAGGGTGAACAGAGGGCTGAGCGGGGTATTCTGGAGCTGTCGGGGAATATTGACGCGGCCTTGGGTGGGTTCTTGGCGTTGGCTCGGAGTCTCGCTGACGATCCCATTGTGCAGGAGAGCATTCGGGGTTCCCAGGCAGAATGGACGCCGGACCAGGAGCTTGCCCTGTACTCGGCTCTATACCGGGGGATCGGCAGCCATCTGCATACCATCGACATCACCCTTACCAGCATGGACGGCATGCAGCGCCATACCACCGGGGTGTTGGCCGAGGACTATGATTTTAGAAATTACCAGAACCGCCTCGGAATTCCTGACGGAGTCCTCTCGGGGAACCCGGGGTATTCCCTAGGCATTCGCCAGGGGGCCGGACTGTCCATCTGGGTTGGTCTGCCCGGAGGGGTGCTGATTTTGGATATTCATCACGCAGCCCTGAACAGCTACGTAGATTCGTCCCCCTTCCGTGATCTGTACCTGGTGGACCGTAGAGGGTTTGCCATCTTCGACCTGCTCCGGCCCCAGCAGATAACCGGATTTTCCGACGAACCCCAGCTCGGTATTGTGTTCTCCCCGGAGGTGATGCGGCAGCCCGAGGCGGATCTTCTGGTGCACCGCCGGGACCTGGAAGCCGGACGGATCTCACTGGTAGGCCTCACCGATTTGGCTCCCGCCTTTCAGAGTCTCAGCGAGCTGTTAGCCGTGGGCTTATGGCTCATGGTGGCGGCAGGGATTTTAACGGTCATCATCTCGATCCGGATCAGCAGATCCATCAGCAGGCCGATCCACCGCATTGTGACGGCCATGGCCGGAGGGAATCAGGGGCCCAAGCGGATCCAGGAACTCCGGGTCGGAACAAATACGGCCGGGGTGGAGACCCCCAGGGACGAGCTGGATTACCTTATGGTCCACTATAACCGGATGGTCGGTACCATCGATCAATTAATTGTGCAGATTAGGCAGGAGGAGCGGGCACTCCGGGAGGCTGAGCGGCGGGCATTGCAGGCCTGGGTGAATCCCCATTTTTTATACAACACCCTGGGATCCATCAAGTCCATGGCGAAGCTTGGTCAGGGCCAGGTAGTGGCAGACATGATTACCGAGCTGGGAAAGATCCTCAGGTTTGCCATAACCGACACCGGGGGCATGGTTACGGTACAGCAGAGTATGGCTCAGATTCGAAGCTATCTGCGGATTCAAAAAATGCGCTACCAGGACCGCATTGTTTTCTCCGAATATGTCGACGCGAGGCTCCTTGAGCTATTGGTTCCGAAACTTCTGATTCAACCCTTGGTGGAAAATGCCATCCTCCACGGGGTTGAAGCGACTCCCGAGCCGGTAGAGATTTCCGTGAGGGTTGAGGTAGCCGGCCCGGAAGAGGAGTCGGTGCAGATTATTGTTGAAAACACGACTCCCCCCGCCCTGGGGCCGGTGAGAGAGGCGGCCCCGGAACAGGATACC of the Spirochaeta lutea genome contains:
- the pyrC gene encoding dihydroorotase codes for the protein MSDHILIEIPKPDDFHLHLRQGPALDQYTRHSARDFQRALVMPNTQPPLKSARQIRDYGQAIRTAAEQAGYPEFTPLLTFKLGEDVDPAGLEELQAAGVVAGKYYPRGATTNSEDGVQDFRSMYPLLEAMEAGDVVLCIHGEDPGAFSLDRERAFLPVLRTLVRDFPRLRIVLEHITTRDALDALAELPDRVGATVTLHHLLCNLDDMIGGHLNPHLFCKPVLKAPDHQAALQKAVLEGRERIFFGSDSAPHPVHDKESACGCAGVYTAPVALAMAAQWFAENGALERFEAFVARTGADFYRIPRPGDYPESKGIRIIERSWQVPERYENVVPFAAGRELQYQTEQV
- a CDS encoding 1-(5-phosphoribosyl)-5-[(5-phosphoribosylamino)methylideneamino]imidazole-4-carboxamide isomerase, whose product is MVIIPAIDMIDGKAVRLHQGDYGTKKDYGDPVDAAKELTDLGATRIHLVDLDAARAKADGSDREQVRNNRRIMERIRSRVPGLLEVGGGIRTREDAAELLERGMDRLILGTLFARQPEVGGQWVEEFGPVFLAGIDARDGEVKIAGWEAGSAIQDIDLARRAKAQGLCGIVYTNIAMDGTLAGPDIQRSIEVARAGDLPLVVSGGVGSNDDIRRVAESQDQGLTAVITGRAYYEGRISLAELFREFPQPREFSW
- the hisE gene encoding phosphoribosyl-ATP diphosphatase → MQTPEKDGAVQPLIIENTGGDLLSAGLINTKGIQKSLEQGGLWTLDGSTGRLLPLSGAGKLQDLRQERGMVRAVVTGFEGAPQKQNGGDSNAGPTTPAPGDQEAVTQPEETQADPGQVMTELQDLIRQRKIQMPEGSYTTHLFSKGEEKIRKKTGEEAVEILLARSDEELVYESADFLYHLLVLFVQRGIDFNTIFQELARR
- a CDS encoding sensor histidine kinase, which encodes MKKPVRPIFVKLLLSYSMVSFLPLALVWFSLLLWGRGFAVQQGEQRAERGILELSGNIDAALGGFLALARSLADDPIVQESIRGSQAEWTPDQELALYSALYRGIGSHLHTIDITLTSMDGMQRHTTGVLAEDYDFRNYQNRLGIPDGVLSGNPGYSLGIRQGAGLSIWVGLPGGVLILDIHHAALNSYVDSSPFRDLYLVDRRGFAIFDLLRPQQITGFSDEPQLGIVFSPEVMRQPEADLLVHRRDLEAGRISLVGLTDLAPAFQSLSELLAVGLWLMVAAGILTVIISIRISRSISRPIHRIVTAMAGGNQGPKRIQELRVGTNTAGVETPRDELDYLMVHYNRMVGTIDQLIVQIRQEERALREAERRALQAWVNPHFLYNTLGSIKSMAKLGQGQVVADMITELGKILRFAITDTGGMVTVQQSMAQIRSYLRIQKMRYQDRIVFSEYVDARLLELLVPKLLIQPLVENAILHGVEATPEPVEISVRVEVAGPEEESVQIIVENTTPPALGPVREAAPEQDTEAGAGMGFENVRRRVQAVYGDAGRVEFFRGDLRTQARIIIPRRANLQPTEEGNG